A region of Sulfurimonas sp. DNA encodes the following proteins:
- a CDS encoding DUF695 domain-containing protein: MREIFTRLQSEASYSKDCLEKIDEINIEVNLEALESKEMNPWLLSVFIKSDTMEANEESYEEFLETKEALIIALEHNQRAVYVGSRLVDGWSEFYFYSYDSKRIDVIVKNILVPSEYIYESNIVRDTKWDFYELQLEPTELELCHIQSAKIIFLLAEEGEDLTIPRDVEHYVSFETPTGKNRFVNTLDLEGFSFKDEISTEDFEHGVALVKNHNVTEKEVQKVVNTLFEKVKIDNGYYEGWSTLLINKDEE; this comes from the coding sequence ATGAGAGAGATATTTACTAGATTACAGAGTGAAGCAAGCTATAGCAAAGATTGCCTAGAAAAAATAGATGAGATAAATATAGAAGTAAACTTGGAAGCTTTAGAGTCAAAAGAAATGAACCCTTGGTTACTTAGTGTGTTTATAAAAAGTGATACTATGGAAGCAAATGAAGAGTCTTATGAAGAGTTTTTAGAGACTAAAGAAGCTTTAATTATTGCACTAGAACATAATCAAAGAGCTGTTTATGTAGGAAGTAGGCTTGTTGATGGTTGGAGTGAGTTTTATTTTTATTCTTATGATTCAAAAAGGATAGATGTAATTGTAAAAAATATTTTAGTACCATCGGAATATATATATGAAAGCAATATCGTAAGAGATACAAAGTGGGACTTTTATGAGTTACAGCTAGAGCCTACAGAACTTGAACTATGTCATATCCAAAGTGCAAAAATTATTTTTTTGCTTGCTGAAGAAGGCGAAGATTTGACTATACCAAGAGATGTTGAGCATTATGTTTCTTTTGAAACTCCAACTGGGAAAAATAGATTTGTAAATACTTTAGATTTAGAAGGTTTTAGTTTTAAAGATGAAATTAGTACTGAAGATTTTGAGCATGGTGTAGCTCTTGTAAAAAATCATAATGTTACAGAGAAAGAAGTGCAAAAAGTAGTTAATACACTATTTGAAAAAGTAAAAATAGATAATGGTTATTATGAAGGCTGGAGTACGCTATTAATAAACAAGGACGAAGAATAG
- a CDS encoding patatin-like phospholipase family protein yields MKILLILLLAFSFSFASKRVKIALVLSGGGARGGAHVGVLKVLEEKKIPIDMIIGTSMGSFVGGLYASGVSADDIKEMLVTTDWKKHIRTDFDRKDTPMRVKEVEYIYQGRLGIGVNKDNKIVLPTGVLKRQPLLMKFMQETQNSQNIKDFDNLPIPFRAVATNILNGEAVVLKSGSLAKVIYASSSIPGGLQPINIDGIDWVDGGVSDNLPIQLAKDMGADIIIAVDVSEKFEDTIDVNSYFVVLGQMVNILMRKNADESILKLNDTDILITPDLNGFGGLDADKYAQIISKGAEATSKIYEKKLKHLSISDQDYEKYKQQQRVLKKFEAPIIDAIEIVNPTYLSDESILKRIKIKVGDRLDENLLRKNLMHIYNMTIFDSVEYALKEVDGKNILIIITTPSWNNHGEMNFAFGIEDDFTGHSSYSLKVGFINFGINKLGAEWKNDFEIGRRQRAYTEFFQPLDTMQRYYVKSAFLYENIIDLLPFKNDSAIELESKRYGASFAVGAHFTTNYEFELGIAAYKDFLDISLIDGASNEYAARPIYASVLVDNLDNLNFPNTGVKSTLKWTKEMKGLGSDYEHEKIYFDIEKPLTFYNNNFTAYLQVGTVYKNNNDSDKLMLNDKFVLGGLFNMSGYRPYSLIGNHMALGVLKYRYRIKDGGFFGSLNAPLYAGFSLEIGDAWNDGDKETLSSFKKSGTFYGAADTFLGPVYLAFGFAQDGEQSFYLYLGEKF; encoded by the coding sequence ATGAAAATATTACTGATTTTACTTTTAGCATTTAGTTTTTCTTTTGCATCAAAACGAGTCAAAATAGCATTAGTATTGAGCGGTGGTGGGGCTAGAGGTGGCGCGCATGTGGGTGTTCTTAAAGTTTTAGAAGAAAAAAAGATACCAATAGACATGATAATTGGAACAAGTATGGGTTCTTTTGTTGGAGGTTTATATGCATCTGGAGTCTCAGCAGATGACATAAAAGAGATGTTAGTAACAACTGACTGGAAAAAGCATATACGAACTGATTTTGATAGAAAAGATACTCCTATGCGAGTTAAAGAAGTTGAGTATATTTACCAAGGTCGATTAGGGATAGGAGTAAATAAAGACAACAAAATCGTTCTTCCAACAGGTGTCCTTAAAAGACAACCATTGCTTATGAAGTTTATGCAAGAAACTCAAAATTCTCAAAATATTAAAGATTTTGATAACTTACCTATACCTTTTAGAGCAGTTGCAACAAATATACTAAATGGGGAAGCTGTTGTTTTAAAGTCAGGTTCTTTAGCAAAAGTTATATATGCATCTAGTTCCATCCCTGGTGGATTACAGCCTATAAACATAGATGGAATTGACTGGGTAGATGGTGGAGTTAGTGATAATTTACCGATACAATTAGCTAAAGATATGGGTGCAGATATTATTATAGCTGTTGATGTTAGTGAAAAATTTGAAGATACGATAGATGTAAATTCATATTTTGTTGTTTTAGGTCAAATGGTAAATATCTTAATGAGAAAAAATGCTGATGAGTCTATCTTAAAATTAAACGATACAGATATTTTAATAACTCCTGATTTAAATGGTTTTGGAGGCTTAGATGCTGATAAATATGCTCAAATAATTAGCAAAGGGGCAGAGGCAACTAGCAAAATATATGAAAAAAAATTAAAGCATCTAAGTATCAGTGATCAAGATTATGAAAAGTATAAGCAACAACAAAGAGTTTTAAAAAAGTTTGAAGCACCAATCATAGATGCCATAGAAATAGTTAATCCAACCTACCTTAGCGATGAGTCTATACTAAAAAGAATAAAAATTAAAGTTGGCGATAGACTTGATGAAAATCTTTTAAGAAAGAACTTAATGCATATTTATAATATGACAATTTTTGATAGTGTTGAGTATGCTTTAAAAGAAGTTGATGGTAAAAATATTTTAATAATAATCACAACTCCTAGTTGGAATAACCATGGAGAGATGAATTTTGCTTTTGGTATAGAAGATGATTTTACAGGGCATTCCTCATATTCACTTAAAGTGGGATTTATAAACTTTGGCATAAATAAGTTAGGTGCCGAGTGGAAAAATGATTTTGAAATTGGTAGAAGACAAAGAGCTTATACGGAGTTTTTTCAGCCTCTTGATACTATGCAAAGATATTATGTGAAATCAGCATTTTTATATGAAAATATTATTGATTTACTTCCTTTTAAGAATGACTCTGCTATTGAACTTGAGAGTAAAAGATATGGCGCTTCTTTCGCTGTTGGCGCTCATTTTACAACTAATTATGAATTTGAACTTGGTATTGCAGCGTATAAGGATTTTTTAGATATTTCTCTTATAGATGGTGCAAGCAATGAGTATGCTGCTAGACCTATTTATGCCTCTGTTTTAGTTGATAACTTAGACAATTTAAACTTTCCAAACACTGGAGTAAAGTCAACTTTAAAGTGGACAAAAGAGATGAAAGGGCTTGGAAGTGATTATGAACATGAAAAAATTTACTTTGACATAGAAAAACCTCTTACTTTTTATAATAACAATTTTACAGCATACTTACAAGTAGGTACAGTCTATAAAAATAATAATGATAGCGATAAATTGATGTTAAATGATAAGTTCGTTTTAGGAGGTTTGTTTAATATGTCGGGATACCGACCATACTCTCTTATTGGAAATCATATGGCTTTAGGGGTTTTAAAATATAGATACCGCATAAAAGATGGTGGATTTTTTGGTTCTTTAAACGCACCACTTTATGCTGGTTTTAGTTTAGAAATAGGAGATGCTTGGAATGATGGAGATAAAGAAACACTAAGTAGTTTCAAAAAATCTGGTACTTTTTATGGTGCAGCAGATACTTTTTTAGGTCCAGTTTATTTGGCCTTTGGTTTTGCTCAAGATGGAGAGCAATCATTTTATTTATATTTAGGAGAAAAATTTTGA
- a CDS encoding MFS transporter, with product MQKKDTLFGIVGLINYLIVIFLNAFTDLGHKIIIQNTIFKIYDGDTLIVLTAIVNALILLPFILIFSPSGFLADRFPKNKIMEYSSIFAIFITLGITYSYYHGHFYTAFGMTFMIAFQSAIYGPAKYGYIKELVGIKFISAGNGAIQAVTTVAILGGIIFYTVLFEGMLGDSFQTKEDILKIVAPLGWLLVIGSIVEWFLASKLPNKMIESSKKSFNVKRYLTGAYLHKNMKIIKRKKEIFEAILALSLFWSISQVVLAVFGEYAKSKLGVTNTIFVQGVMALAGIGIVIGSIMAAKFSKYFINTGLSALGAVGLTLVVFFIPTSTSLTQLGIIFMLFGIFSGFLMVPLNAQIQFLSPRVHLGTILAGNNFIQNIFMFSFLVLTTIFAYHSISGGILIYAMAIVGLMLSFLLLKRYIVMTFWAFMELISSFRHSYTYVGLQNIPSKGAVLLLGNHVSWLDWVIVQLPLSRRINFLMDKDIYHWKFFHAFFKKGEAIPVSPKASKDAFKEAYKRLLDAKVVGIFPEGEISIDGKLGKFYRGYELISSDYKGVIVPYFIDGVFGSSFSKYKNKNKKSFFKRREITVYFAPPIPNDTKADDLKSIIQELKDRYETK from the coding sequence ATGCAAAAAAAAGATACTCTTTTTGGTATCGTAGGGCTAATTAACTATTTAATAGTTATATTTTTAAATGCTTTTACAGACTTAGGTCATAAGATAATCATACAAAATACTATATTTAAAATATATGATGGCGATACACTTATAGTTTTAACTGCCATTGTAAATGCTCTGATTCTTTTACCTTTTATCTTGATTTTCTCTCCTTCTGGTTTCTTAGCAGATAGATTTCCTAAAAATAAAATTATGGAGTATTCTTCTATTTTTGCCATTTTTATTACTTTAGGGATAACATATTCTTACTATCATGGACATTTTTATACTGCTTTTGGTATGACTTTTATGATTGCTTTTCAAAGTGCTATTTATGGGCCAGCAAAATATGGCTATATAAAGGAGTTAGTTGGCATAAAGTTTATTAGTGCAGGAAATGGAGCGATTCAAGCAGTTACAACTGTTGCTATTTTAGGTGGAATTATTTTCTATACAGTTTTGTTTGAGGGAATGCTTGGTGATAGCTTCCAAACAAAAGAAGATATATTAAAAATAGTTGCTCCACTTGGTTGGCTTTTAGTTATAGGTTCTATTGTTGAGTGGTTCTTAGCATCTAAACTTCCAAATAAAATGATAGAAAGTAGTAAAAAAAGTTTTAATGTTAAGCGTTATTTAACAGGTGCTTATCTGCATAAAAATATGAAAATTATAAAAAGAAAAAAAGAAATTTTTGAAGCTATACTTGCTCTTAGTCTTTTTTGGTCTATATCTCAAGTTGTTCTAGCAGTCTTTGGAGAATATGCAAAGAGTAAACTAGGAGTTACAAATACTATTTTTGTTCAAGGTGTGATGGCACTAGCTGGAATAGGTATAGTTATAGGCTCTATAATGGCGGCAAAATTTTCAAAGTACTTTATAAATACAGGCTTATCTGCTCTTGGTGCTGTTGGTTTAACCTTAGTCGTTTTTTTCATCCCAACTTCAACTTCTTTAACTCAGTTAGGAATAATTTTTATGCTTTTTGGGATTTTTAGTGGTTTTTTGATGGTACCTTTAAATGCACAAATTCAGTTTTTATCTCCTCGAGTACATCTTGGAACTATCTTAGCTGGAAATAATTTTATACAAAATATTTTTATGTTTTCATTTTTAGTTTTAACAACTATTTTTGCTTATCATTCCATTAGTGGTGGAATCCTCATTTATGCAATGGCAATTGTTGGACTTATGCTTAGTTTTTTACTTTTAAAAAGATATATTGTTATGACTTTTTGGGCTTTTATGGAGTTGATTTCTAGTTTTAGACATTCATATACTTATGTTGGTTTACAAAATATACCATCTAAAGGTGCTGTACTTCTCTTAGGAAATCATGTGAGTTGGCTAGATTGGGTTATTGTTCAGCTTCCTCTTAGTCGGCGTATTAATTTTTTAATGGATAAAGATATATACCACTGGAAATTTTTTCATGCATTTTTTAAAAAAGGTGAAGCTATCCCAGTATCCCCTAAGGCTTCTAAAGATGCTTTTAAGGAAGCATATAAACGACTTTTAGATGCAAAAGTAGTAGGAATATTTCCAGAAGGTGAAATTAGTATAGATGGAAAATTAGGAAAATTTTATAGAGGCTACGAGCTTATTTCAAGTGATTACAAAGGAGTTATAGTCCCTTACTTTATAGATGGGGTATTTGGAAGCTCCTTTTCAAAATATAAAAATAAAAATAAAAAAAGTTTTTTTAAAAGACGAGAAATAACTGTTTATTTTGCTCCACCTATACCAAACGATACAAAAGCCGATGACTTAAAGAGTATAATTCAAGAACTAAAGGATAGATATGAAACTAAATAA
- a CDS encoding bifunctional 3,4-dihydroxy-2-butanone 4-phosphate synthase/GTP cyclohydrolase II, with amino-acid sequence MTPTQRVLEAIQEIKKGRMIIMCDDEDRENEGDLVYAAAFSTPENVNFMATHARGLICVALSKQIATRLDLNPMVNSNTSSYETAFTVSVDAKDALTGISAGERDDTIKILANPISHETELVKPGHIFPLIAKDGGTLVRTGHTEGSVDICRLAGLSEAGVICEIIKEDGSMARRDDLDIFAKEHGLKTVFISDIVEYRLANERLVNEIEVKEIDFFGVKVNEHTFEDHDGIKHTAIVFYSAGEVANVRVHNVIPDIELLLNQKKYNNLINSIEYLKQNSGVLVFINKTNHQDNAAIKEIGTGAQILQTLGVSKMNLITSIKQTSFVGLGGFGLEVKEIINI; translated from the coding sequence ATGACACCTACACAAAGAGTATTAGAAGCTATCCAAGAGATTAAAAAGGGTCGCATGATTATTATGTGTGATGATGAAGATAGAGAAAATGAGGGTGATTTAGTTTATGCCGCCGCATTTTCTACTCCAGAGAATGTAAACTTTATGGCAACTCACGCTCGTGGTTTAATTTGTGTGGCACTTAGTAAGCAGATTGCAACAAGATTAGATTTAAATCCTATGGTCAACTCAAACACATCTTCTTATGAAACAGCATTTACGGTTTCAGTAGATGCTAAAGATGCTCTTACTGGTATATCAGCAGGGGAGAGAGATGATACTATAAAAATCTTAGCAAATCCTATCTCTCATGAAACAGAACTTGTTAAACCAGGGCATATTTTTCCTTTAATAGCAAAAGATGGTGGAACGCTAGTTAGAACAGGTCATACAGAAGGTTCCGTTGATATATGTCGTTTAGCAGGTCTTAGCGAGGCAGGTGTTATTTGTGAAATCATTAAAGAAGATGGAAGCATGGCAAGACGAGATGATTTAGATATTTTTGCAAAAGAGCATGGCCTAAAAACTGTTTTTATATCTGATATCGTTGAGTATCGTTTAGCGAATGAAAGACTTGTAAATGAAATAGAGGTCAAAGAGATAGATTTTTTTGGTGTAAAAGTTAATGAGCATACTTTTGAAGATCATGACGGCATAAAACATACTGCAATTGTATTTTATAGTGCTGGTGAAGTTGCAAATGTTAGGGTTCACAATGTTATTCCAGATATAGAACTTCTTTTAAATCAAAAAAAATACAACAACCTTATAAATTCCATAGAGTATTTAAAGCAAAATAGTGGTGTATTAGTTTTTATAAATAAGACAAATCACCAAGATAATGCAGCTATAAAAGAGATAGGAACAGGAGCTCAGATTTTACAAACTTTAGGTGTATCAAAAATGAATCTTATAACATCTATAAAGCAAACTTCTTTTGTAGGGCTTGGTGGTTTTGGATTAGAAGTTAAAGAGATTATAAATATATAA
- a CDS encoding FMN-binding protein: MKKTLLTLLIILVLPLSAKILISPIDAMKQSFGASAKIVKKNIVLKNKEVKIIQKTSKVKLKTKIFRTYKASKNGKNLGYGILINKKVRSKNGVILYIISKNNILKSIEIIAFNEPHEYIPSKKWISQFKDIKTDEQLRVGRQIPTITGATMSARSITDGSRVAFAIYHELLKK, translated from the coding sequence ATGAAAAAAACACTATTAACTCTACTTATAATTTTAGTACTTCCATTAAGTGCTAAAATTCTCATATCACCCATAGATGCAATGAAGCAAAGCTTTGGAGCTAGTGCAAAAATAGTTAAAAAAAACATAGTTCTTAAAAATAAAGAAGTAAAAATCATTCAAAAGACATCAAAAGTAAAACTAAAAACTAAAATTTTCAGAACTTATAAAGCCAGTAAAAATGGGAAAAATTTAGGTTATGGTATTCTAATAAATAAAAAAGTTCGTTCTAAAAATGGTGTAATTCTTTATATAATTTCAAAAAATAATATTTTAAAAAGTATAGAAATAATTGCCTTTAATGAACCACATGAATATATACCTTCTAAGAAGTGGATTTCTCAATTTAAAGATATTAAAACAGATGAACAACTTCGTGTAGGAAGACAAATTCCAACTATTACAGGGGCCACAATGAGTGCCAGAAGCATCACCGATGGCTCAAGAGTTGCTTTTGCTATATACCATGAGTTGTTGAAAAAGTGA
- a CDS encoding diacylglycerol kinase, whose translation MKLNKPKHSLFRNGGYALEGFIDIVKNETSFKWQLLMLFVMGIVAWNLPISFSHSSILFLSLFIPVLAEVANSAIERVVDLVTTDYHILAKQAKDVGATMVLLSLIVTSLIWLSVLAVAFELV comes from the coding sequence ATGAAACTAAATAAACCGAAACACTCACTATTTCGTAATGGTGGATATGCTCTGGAGGGTTTTATAGATATTGTAAAAAATGAAACATCTTTTAAATGGCAACTTCTTATGCTTTTTGTTATGGGCATAGTGGCTTGGAATCTTCCTATTAGTTTTTCACATTCAAGCATACTTTTTTTATCTCTTTTTATTCCTGTTTTAGCAGAAGTGGCAAACTCTGCGATAGAGAGAGTTGTTGATTTGGTTACTACGGATTACCACATACTTGCAAAACAAGCAAAAGATGTAGGTGCAACTATGGTTCTTTTAAGTCTTATAGTAACTTCCCTTATTTGGCTGAGTGTTTTAGCAGTTGCCTTTGAGCTAGTCTAG
- a CDS encoding M23 family metallopeptidase, with product MLLRYLFSFFLLFTYVDASKYPITFAKMGTPLFKSIKPISKISDIDSLKVVSDDYIKFANTTMHTGLLIDASNDDFKKKEYLFKLRKLQKKYDKFLHQLHKNIDVSIKEKKYDKFFRLISYEFDGLLKGRALQRKSIEFYNSVKAKKRSKVLDKKIRHKKLIAMTQSEFHTKIVKSNYNSSSKKISTKNVYIFVKKYDKYIIIFAGNKNPFSITINIKGKYKNLSHGNVRQTFSITANSTKQYIKLYKQKGSYSYNFSYSWIMGSMDAVHDDSYIYRLPYARGSSHVVSQGFHGKSTHKGINSYAIDFVMDIGTKIYASRAGVVVDTKDDSNKVGYSKEFAKHGNFVTIEHKDGTFATYYHLRKGGAYVRVGDNINRGDIVGYSGNTGYSSGPHLHFQVYKVVNANSIKSIPIQFISHKGVISNPKKGIYYKAK from the coding sequence ATGCTACTTAGATATTTATTTTCGTTTTTTCTATTATTTACATATGTAGATGCTTCCAAATATCCAATTACTTTTGCAAAGATGGGAACTCCTCTTTTTAAATCAATAAAACCTATATCAAAAATATCAGACATTGATAGTTTAAAGGTAGTATCAGACGACTATATTAAATTTGCAAATACAACTATGCATACAGGTCTTTTAATAGATGCTTCAAATGATGATTTTAAAAAGAAAGAATATCTTTTTAAGTTAAGAAAACTACAAAAGAAGTATGATAAGTTTTTGCATCAACTACATAAAAATATTGATGTATCTATAAAAGAGAAAAAGTATGACAAGTTTTTTAGACTGATATCTTATGAGTTTGATGGACTTCTAAAAGGCAGGGCTTTACAAAGGAAGTCTATAGAATTCTATAATAGCGTGAAAGCTAAAAAAAGAAGTAAAGTCTTAGATAAGAAGATAAGACATAAAAAGCTAATAGCAATGACTCAAAGTGAATTTCATACAAAAATTGTCAAATCAAATTATAATTCAAGCAGTAAGAAAATATCTACTAAAAATGTTTATATATTTGTAAAAAAATATGATAAATATATAATAATTTTTGCTGGTAATAAAAATCCTTTTAGTATAACTATAAACATAAAAGGCAAGTATAAAAATTTGAGCCATGGAAATGTTAGACAAACTTTTTCTATAACAGCAAACTCAACAAAACAATATATAAAATTGTACAAGCAAAAGGGTTCTTACTCATATAACTTTTCCTATAGTTGGATAATGGGCTCTATGGATGCAGTTCATGATGATAGTTACATATATAGACTTCCCTATGCAAGAGGTTCATCACATGTAGTTTCACAAGGATTTCACGGCAAGTCAACTCATAAAGGTATAAATTCTTATGCGATAGATTTTGTTATGGATATTGGTACAAAAATATATGCTTCAAGAGCTGGTGTAGTTGTTGATACAAAAGATGATTCAAATAAAGTTGGATATAGTAAAGAATTTGCAAAACATGGAAATTTTGTAACAATAGAGCATAAAGATGGAACTTTTGCAACCTACTATCACTTAAGAAAAGGTGGTGCTTATGTTAGAGTTGGCGATAATATAAACAGAGGTGATATAGTTGGATACTCTGGTAATACTGGCTACTCAAGTGGACCACATTTGCATTTTCAAGTCTATAAAGTAGTTAATGCAAATAGTATAAAATCTATTCCTATACAATTTATAAGTCATAAAGGAGTTATTAGTAATCCAAAAAAAGGTATATATTATAAGGCAAAATAA
- a CDS encoding HIT domain-containing protein, whose amino-acid sequence MQDILYAPWRDEYVTNKNIQGCTFCHISTNESNDEEMHVLYRDKYCFLVMNKYPYTPGHFMIIPHFHTDKLEDLDSEAWIHMSALAQKGVKLLKEALNAQGVNIGMNLGKAGGAGIAEHIHMHLVPRWERDTNFITSIAHTRVYSTDFQIIYERIKSLIPKYIDAT is encoded by the coding sequence ATGCAAGACATACTTTATGCACCTTGGAGAGATGAATATGTTACAAATAAAAATATACAAGGGTGTACTTTTTGTCATATAAGCACAAATGAAAGTAATGATGAAGAGATGCATGTTCTTTATAGAGATAAATATTGTTTTTTAGTGATGAATAAGTATCCATATACTCCTGGGCATTTTATGATTATCCCTCATTTTCATACAGACAAACTTGAAGATTTAGATAGCGAAGCTTGGATACATATGAGTGCTTTAGCCCAAAAGGGTGTAAAACTTTTAAAAGAGGCTTTAAATGCTCAAGGTGTAAATATTGGTATGAACTTAGGAAAGGCTGGTGGAGCAGGGATAGCAGAGCATATACACATGCATCTAGTGCCTAGATGGGAAAGAGATACTAACTTTATAACTTCTATCGCTCATACAAGGGTTTACTCTACTGATTTCCAGATAATATATGAAAGAATAAAAAGTTTAATACCTAAATATATAGATGCTACTTAG
- a CDS encoding saccharopine dehydrogenase family protein, producing MKTTLIIGAGGVSRVVVHKCVQNADTFGRIILASRTIKRCQNIKNELPDANIEVASIDADNTDELVKLINKYKPNILINVALPYQDLTIMDACIATSTPYLDTANYEHPDEAKFEYKLQWAKDKEFKEAGIMGLLGSGFDPGVTNVFCAYAKKHYFDEIHTIDILDCNDGDHGYAFATNFNPEINLREVSSNGRYWENGKWIETKPMEIKIVWDYPEVGEKDSYLLYHEEMESLVKNIKGLKRIRFFMTFGESYLTHMKCLQNVGLLGIKEVEHKGMKIVPMEFLATLLPDPSTLGERTKGKTNIGIVAEGLKDGKKRKIYIYQVSDHEKCFKEVNSQGVSYTTGVPAMIGAKLMLEGKWSANGVYNMEEFNPDLFMDELNKQGLPWQIKELGV from the coding sequence TTGAAAACAACTTTAATCATTGGTGCAGGTGGAGTCAGTCGAGTAGTTGTGCATAAGTGTGTACAAAATGCGGATACTTTTGGACGCATAATTTTAGCCAGTAGAACTATAAAAAGATGTCAAAATATAAAAAATGAACTCCCAGATGCAAATATTGAAGTGGCGTCTATAGATGCTGATAATACTGATGAATTAGTAAAATTAATAAACAAATATAAACCGAATATACTTATAAATGTAGCACTTCCTTATCAAGATTTAACAATTATGGATGCTTGTATAGCTACTTCTACACCTTATCTTGATACTGCAAACTACGAGCATCCAGATGAGGCAAAATTTGAGTATAAACTTCAGTGGGCAAAAGATAAAGAGTTTAAAGAAGCAGGAATTATGGGACTTCTTGGAAGTGGTTTTGATCCTGGTGTGACAAATGTGTTTTGTGCTTATGCTAAGAAACATTATTTTGATGAGATTCACACTATTGATATACTTGATTGTAATGATGGTGACCATGGTTATGCTTTTGCAACAAATTTTAATCCAGAGATAAACCTTCGTGAAGTTTCTTCAAATGGAAGATACTGGGAAAATGGAAAATGGATAGAAACTAAACCAATGGAAATTAAAATAGTTTGGGATTATCCAGAAGTTGGAGAAAAAGATTCTTACTTACTTTACCATGAAGAGATGGAGAGTTTAGTTAAGAATATAAAAGGACTTAAGCGTATAAGATTTTTTATGACCTTTGGTGAGAGTTATTTAACTCATATGAAATGTTTGCAAAATGTTGGTTTGTTAGGTATAAAAGAGGTTGAGCATAAGGGTATGAAAATAGTTCCTATGGAGTTTTTAGCAACGCTTCTTCCTGACCCTTCAACACTAGGCGAGAGAACAAAAGGTAAAACAAATATCGGTATAGTAGCCGAAGGTTTAAAAGATGGCAAAAAAAGAAAAATTTATATTTATCAGGTGAGTGACCATGAAAAATGTTTTAAAGAGGTAAACTCACAAGGAGTTTCATATACAACAGGAGTTCCTGCTATGATAGGTGCAAAACTTATGCTTGAGGGAAAATGGAGCGCAAATGGAGTTTACAATATGGAAGAGTTTAACCCAGATTTATTTATGGATGAGTTAAATAAGCAGGGCTTACCTTGGCAAATAAAAGAGTTAGGAGTTTAA
- a CDS encoding FAD:protein FMN transferase, which produces MSTFITISVQQKDKDFIEHGFKIFKDIDFSLSSYNKNSPIYRLNRDKKSKINNYTYEAFVQSKKFYKDTDSYFNISIGSITKDLYHFGEDDRVASRDELKEARIDFDEVYFTKDEAKLGKSIKVDLGGMGKGFGVDKAAAYFRANSVEATISASGDIRCLDVCTFDIRNPFGDGALASFITTKKDLGISTSGNYVRFVKSKANNHLINPKTKKSQTIFVSITLISELSSSALDAYTTASSVMPMKKAYEFLDSLELAYVILQSDGKLKVSSNISDYALKK; this is translated from the coding sequence ATGTCAACTTTTATTACAATTTCTGTCCAACAAAAAGATAAAGATTTCATTGAACATGGATTTAAAATATTTAAAGATATAGATTTTTCGCTCTCCTCTTATAATAAAAACTCCCCCATATATAGATTAAACCGAGATAAAAAATCGAAGATAAATAACTATACTTATGAAGCTTTTGTGCAAAGTAAAAAGTTTTATAAAGATACAGATTCTTACTTTAACATTAGTATTGGCTCGATTACTAAGGATTTATACCATTTTGGTGAAGATGATAGAGTTGCATCTAGGGATGAGCTTAAAGAGGCAAGAATTGATTTTGATGAAGTTTATTTCACAAAAGATGAAGCAAAGTTGGGCAAAAGCATAAAAGTAGACCTTGGAGGAATGGGCAAAGGCTTTGGAGTTGACAAAGCAGCAGCTTATTTTAGAGCAAATAGTGTAGAAGCCACAATCTCTGCGAGTGGAGATATTCGGTGTTTAGATGTTTGTACTTTTGATATTCGAAATCCATTTGGTGATGGTGCTTTGGCTTCATTTATAACTACAAAAAAAGATTTAGGTATAAGTACCAGTGGAAATTATGTAAGATTTGTAAAATCAAAAGCTAACAATCATTTAATCAATCCTAAGACAAAAAAATCACAAACGATATTTGTGTCAATCACTTTGATTTCGGAGCTAAGTAGTAGTGCTTTAGATGCTTATACTACTGCTTCAAGTGTAATGCCAATGAAAAAGGCTTATGAGTTTTTAGACTCCCTAGAATTGGCTTATGTTATTTTACAAAGTGATGGGAAGTTAAAAGTTAGCTCAAATATCTCTGATTATGCTCTTAAGAAGTAA